AATGATCTGTCTGAAAGAATTAGGTTGATCTGCGAAGAGAAATCGTGGGAGGGGATTCTGATTAAGCTATGGCCGGATCTGAGGTACATCAAGTGCGTAACGACAGGGAGTATGATGCATTACTATCCAAAACTCAAGCACTATGCGGGAGAAGTTCCGATATTAGGTGGAGACTACTTCACCTCTGAATGCCCCGTGGGCATTAACTTAGAGCCAAAACAACCTCCAGAAAAGACCCGATATGTAGTGCTTCCTACGGGGGCCTATTTCGAGTTTCTCCCCTATGATCCCAATGAAAACAGTGTCGCTGACAGGGAAGTCGTGGATATCTCGGGCGTTGAGGTTGGGAAGATCTATGAATTAGTCGGCACTACATCGAGAGGATTTTATCGGTTCCGGCTGGGCGATATAGTCAGAGTAACTGGGTTTTATAAGTCATCTCCTGAGTTGGAGTTCGTGATGAGAGCTCCTGAACCTTCTGAGTTAGTAACCGAGAGGGACTTGATATCTGTGGTCGAAAAGACGCGAGTCCTGCTTGAAGATGTCCTGGGGGCGGAAATCACAGAGTACGCTTGTTCCTTGGACCTAAACTTGAGCCCCCATCAATTGAAGATTTATCTGGAAGTCAAAAGCGTCTCATTCGAGGACAAACCGAAGGACAGAATGATCGATCTAACAAGGTGTTGTGCATCGCTGGAGGACGACTTTGGAGGCATCTACAAGGTGCATAAAGAAAGAGGCAAACTCAGGCCTCTGTTGGTGTATATCATAACTCCCAGAAGCTTTGATAGGTTATTGCATATCGCAATCGAGAAGGGAGCGTCCGCTAGTCAGTATAAACATCCCAAGATTATCAGGAATCGCGAAATTTCTGATTTCCTGGAAGGAGTTGCCCTTGCTACCATATGTTCAGATTCAAAGGATGCCTGAAAATCCTCCTAAATTTGGGTCGAGTCTCAACTTGCATCTCCGCATTGTCGTATTTCTTCGAGTAATTTGCATGCTTTCCGATTGATGATCTCACCGGCCCCCTCTATGATGGAtttgggtcaattgcaccattGATCATGTGCATACTGCATTAGTCTCGCAAAATAAAAAGTTCTTGATTGTAACTGACCATGGACTGCAGTCGAGCCAAATGTTTCCCCATTTCTCGGGGCTCCATGTCAGGAATGGTTCTAGACGTATTTCGAGTTAATTTGTACTTTAATTTGGAGATATGATGCAAGTTGTTTTCTTGTTTACCGTCCTAAATGCGTCACAATTACCCGTCAAATTGTTATATAATTGCATAATATTTTATGATCTTAGTTTCTATCTTCTCCAAAACGAGTTGGCATATTTTGGAATAGCCTTCGCAACACTAGCACGTGCTTGAGTAATCATGGAATGATTTTGAGTGGATAAACATTCTATTGAAGGATCATGAAGGACATCCATTGAGGACTCTTCATTTGCCAAATTGCATCGAGAATTCAGCAGAGCACCAGATGAGTCACTAATTTCAATATGATTTTTGGACATGTGATTCAGCTCCATCAATGTTGATTAGTTGATTTAGTAAGCCATCATGCAGTTGATCTAAGTTAACAAAGAATGCACCTACTTGCAAACACAGAGGTGAAAGTTTTGAGTCTCACGCTATTGTGTCTCGATTTGACCAACTTATAAATTCATATATCCCTACTTTATCGTTTTGTTCTCGAAATAATGATTTGGGTGTgagctatgtagcaccgacacggacacacGACACGCaatacgacacgacacgacatgccgacacgtatttttaaaaatagagaattttgacacgttccgacatattatatattaaatatatttttatatataaatacataaataaataataataaaatagcctagaattaatttacacgaaaaatattaaataatatcattcattattttaatttgttacaatcatacacaaaacttagaggaaaaaaaaacattgtctTCAAGTCTACTCCTTGAACAAAACTTCTTTGGAAAGCATCGCGATGATCCATTCCCGCAAAAGGCAATCTGACCTTCTCCATTGCAAGAACTTTGGATTTGCCACATCGTCTCGGACTCTAGCTTCTTTTTCGAAATCAGAGAGGTAACTATTGTTGGACTCGGCATCTAATACTCGCCATCAATGACGCAAAATTGCTAATTTTATAAAGCGGAGGGGTGTGGATACTTTAGCACGTTAGAGGGATTGGTGGAGGCCATGATTAAGGATTGATTTCTTTTGAAGATGTGTGCTAATACCATGTGAGATATTATGGGATGATTGTCAACAtctttaaaagtttaagctattagatgaaatcatggtttattatttatatattatagcACTCATCTTTATGCATAGATTGAACTTTAGCCTTAGTTTAAAGTATGGAAATATGTTGTTGGGGAGGCAAATAGAGACCTAGACAAATTGAACACATGACCTcttgctctaataccataagaaaacaaaagtgTTAAATTCTTAATCTCAATATTTGAGATGATTTCCATTGTATAAAGATATGACAAATGTTACACTTTGTAAGGAAATAATACATcgatggaaaataataaatgaagaaatcattatATTACAAGAGTTGTCAATCCATCGATTCTAACATCTCCGAGAATCAGcttgtgattttgattgatatctccatattcttcttccttgatcgATAAATCAAAGCCTTTAGAGTAAAGATGCCGATTAAAGGCATGGATATTAAGTTGTGATAGCACAATCGTTGTATTTCAGAAGTTGTAACCGCTTGCGAATAGATTAGACGTGTGATGCAGTTGTGACCGCATTAAAAGTATTAATTGCTTACAAGTAGATGTCTTTAGCAAGCTATAAAAGCCTGTAATTGTTCAAGATGAcccaatcattaaaaaaaatacatattacCGATGTACTTTTTTCAATTTACTAATGCCAATATATTATCAGTTTCCATTATTCTAACCTTGTACCTTGAAAttcattgtttttcttctttgttatgCCGATTCAATTTCTATcctaaaagaaatcaaagatcaattttttggtgaaaagttTTTCACGGATCGGGTCAACACCCATATGACCTGAATTATATACGTTTTAACAAGATGTGTTCTATCAAGATACCACCAAAGATAGAATTCTATCGAGATAAATTTTACCTAGAGGTGAATGGTTCTAGGTTCCTTACAGATTACATTTAGAACTCGAAACTTATCATTGGGTACggattcctcattttttgaaatccgAAACCTACTCATCGAAATCTGAAACCTATCATAGGTTATAGGATTGTTCCACGGTccaataggatttttttttttgggtttcatttttagttaaacagAACCAAGATGAAAGCAACCTGTCCATAGTTCAAGATTCCAACAGGATATAGCTAGAATTTCTACCAATCCTGTGGAGTTCAGGTTGGACCGGCTACTAATTCTGCGGACGGTCCTGGTATTGACAAGACCGCCATTTTCGCTAACGTGTCCATAGTTCAAGATTTCAAGCCTCGAGGCTTCAACGGTTGAACTTCAAAAGTCAACTTCCGACTGTCAGACCATCTCGAAGATCTGCAGGCGTCCTGCGGCTTGTAAATTGCGCAC
The sequence above is drawn from the Eucalyptus grandis isolate ANBG69807.140 chromosome 11, ASM1654582v1, whole genome shotgun sequence genome and encodes:
- the LOC104427957 gene encoding probable indole-3-acetic acid-amido synthetase GH3.6, which codes for MAEHSHGSKISSLEALKAKTSASTPGIRSVTDKMTTEGEILEKLGGLTRDAPRHQLETLRSILQRNGNSRYLRPFLGDHPGQVDVATFLREVPLSSYDDYTDHISQMADGIVDGGDPILCADPLTCFFYSSGTTSKRPKMIPYYDTPLSRAATSIAQQSSLAVLRGLFPPQSSANKGLWFIYAGNVTRTKGGFKVMAATAYLMQSAKLRSSQFLSDCISPQEVVLGSDVDCQIYCHLLCGLRHFDKIDNIQAPYAIGLVRAFCLLEEKWKVLCKDIEKGFLTWDISDTAMKDSVNKALGGPRNDLSERIRLICEEKSWEGILIKLWPDLRYIKCVTTGSMMHYYPKLKHYAGEVPILGGDYFTSECPVGINLEPKQPPEKTRYVVLPTGAYFEFLPYDPNENSVADREVVDISGVEVGKIYELVGTTSRGFYRFRLGDIVRVTGFYKSSPELEFVMRAPEPSELVTERDLISVVEKTRVLLEDVLGAEITEYACSLDLNLSPHQLKIYLEVKSVSFEDKPKDRMIDLTRCCASLEDDFGGIYKVHKERGKLRPLLVYIITPRSFDRLLHIAIEKGASASQYKHPKIIRNREISDFLEGVALATICSDSKDA